The genomic region CTCCAACTCGGCCGAGCTCGTCAGCGTCGCGGCCAACTATGTCGGTGACAAGTCCACCGAGATCATCCAGGACATCGTCCAGCTCTTCGGTGGCATCGCGATCACCTACGAGCACGACATCCACTTCTACTTGCGCAGGGCCACCATCAACAAGCACCTCTACGGCACGCCGACCGAGCACCGGCGCCGCGTCGCCCAGCTGATCCCCGCCTGACCGGCCACCGAAGAGTTGAAGGACGAGAGCAATGACGACTGAGACCGTCGAGGAGTTCGAGGCCCGGGCCCGCGCCTGGGCTGCGGAGAACCTGCCCCCGGAAGACCCTGACAACCCGCCCCACTTCGAGGACGACCTCGAGGACTGGAGCCGTCAGCGTGAGCTGCAGAAGAAGGTGTGGGAGGGCGGCTTCGCCGGCATCTGCTTCCCGCAGGAGTACGGCGGACTCGGCCTGTCGACCGCCTACCAGGAGGCTTACGGCCGGGCGATCCACGGCTATCAGACCCCGACGCGGCTCAACCTCCCGACGTTCGCCATCGTCGCGCCGGTCATCCTCGACCACGGCACCGAGGAGCAGAAGCAGAAGTACGTCCGCGGGGCGCTCATGGGCGACGTCATCTTGTCGCAGTTCTTCTCCGAGCCCAAGGGCGGCAGCGACCTGGCCGGCGTGATCACCCGCGCCGAGCGCGACGGCGACACCTGGGTGCTGAACGGCAACAAGATCTGGTCGACGGCGGCGTACGGCGCCGACTACGGCATCTGCCTGGCGCGCACCGACTGGGACGCACCGAAGCACCGCGGCCTGTCGATGTTCATGGTGCCGATCAAGGAGCAGGCCGGATTCACGCTCAACCGGATCCGGATGGTCACGGCCGACTCCGACTTCTGCGAGGAGTTCTTCGAGGACCTGGTCCTGCCTGCGGACGCGCTCGTCGGCGAGGTGAACGACGGCTGGACGGTCGCCTCGCGACAGCTGGTCTACGAACGCACCGCTGTCGGGGGCGGGTCGCAGTACACGCAGGGTCCGCGCATGCCGCGGCCGCAGAACCACGACGTCCAGTCGCCGGCCGAGCTGGCGAAGAGCCTGGGCAAGCAGGACGACCCCTATGTGCAGGACCGGGTGGGGCTGGCCCACACCTACGAGGTGATCCACGGGCAGATCAACCACCGGGTCGGCCAGGCGATGCGCCGGGGCGCCCTGCCGCCGCCGGCCGCCTCGATCATGCGCCTGTTCCACGCGGAGAGCATGTGGACCACCCGCGACGTGATGATGGACGTCGCCGGGGGACTGGCGGTCGCTCCGAACGGTCACTACGCCGGCGCGATCACGAACGGGGTCGAGGACTACCTGATGCGCCAGAGCGCGTCCCTCGGTGGCGGTTCGACGGAGATGGCCCGCAACCTCATCAGCGAGCGGGTGCTCGGCATGCCGCGGGAGTACGCCGCGGACCGCGACGTCCCGTTCCGTGAGGTGCGGCAGGGGCGGTAGCGCGCGCAGTCTCACCGCAGACGCACGAGAGGGCCCGCTGCTTGAGCGGGCCCTCTCGTGCGTCTCGGTCGACGGATCAGCTCACGCTGGCGACCAGGTCCTTGCGCAGGATCTTGCCGGTCGGCGTGGCCGGGAGCTCGGGCAGGAAGTAGACGCGGTCGGGCGTCTTCGAGCCGCGCAGGTGCCCACGCGCGAACGCCTTGATCTCGTCCTCGGTGCAGGTCCTGCCGTCCTTCACCACGACGAAGACGGCGATCGCGTTGCCCCACTCCTCGTCGGGGACGCCGGCGACGCAGACCTCGAGCACGGCGTCGTGACGGACCAGCACGTCCTCGATCTCCGCGGGTGCGATGTTCTCCCCGCCCCGGATGATCGTGTCGTCCGCCCGACCCTCGACGAAGAGGAAGCCCTCCTCATCCAGCCAGCCGCGATCGCGGGTCGGGAACCAGCCCTCCCCGACGAGCTTGGAGCCCTGCTCCAGGTACTCGCCGGCGACCTGGGCGCCGCGGACGTAGATCTCGCCGGGCGTGTTTGCCGGGACCTCGTTGCCGGCCGAGTCGCGGATGGTGGCCTCCACGCCGGGAAGCACTCGGCCGACCGAGCCGATCCGGGCGCGTTCCCTCGGATCGGTCGCCGCGAGTGCCGCACGGTGGTCCTCAGGACCGAGGACCGCGATCGACGATGACGTCTCCGTGAGCCCGTAGGCATTCACGAACCCGGTGGTGGGGAACAGGGCGAGCGCTGCCTCGAGGACCGTCGGCGGGACCTTGGCGCCGCCGTAGGACAGGCCCTTCAGTGTCGCGGGGCCCTTGCGCCCGGTCTCCTCGAGATGACGCACGATGCGGGCGAGCATCGTCGGCACGACCATCGCGTTGGTGATCGCCTCCTCGGTGACGATGTCCACCCAGTCCTCGGCCGTGAATCGGTCGAGGTAGACGATGCGCCGCCCGGCGTACAGGTTCGACAGCAGGTTGGCGACCGCCGCGATGTGGTACGGCGGCACTGACACGATCGTCGCGTCCTGCTCGTCGGCGCCGGCGAACTCCACGGTCTGCATGACGTAGGACGTCAGGTGGTGGTGGCGCAGCACGGCGCTCTTCGGCGCGGCGGTCGTGCCGGAGGTCATCAGCAGCACCGCGATGTCCTCGATGTCCGCCGGGATGATCGGTGCGTCCGGGTCGGAGAGGATCGCGAGGACGTCGTCGGTGCTGATGACCTCGGTGGCGGCGGGCGCGAGGGTGCGCGCGCGCTTGGTGTCCTCGGCGATGAGCAGGCCGGTGTGGCGGCGCAGGATCTCCTCGAGCTGCTCGTCGGCGAGCCGGTAGTTCAACGGCAGGAAGGGCTTGTGGGCGGCGGCCGCGCCGAACAGCGCAATCGCGAACGCGGGGCCGTTGCCACCGAGATAGAGAACCTTCTCCGCGTCCTTCCCGGCGAACAGCACCCCCGCGGCGGCGGACCGGTCGCGCAGCGCCTGGGCAGTGAGGCCGTCCTGGCGGCGGCCGAGCAGGACGCGCTCGCCCATCCCGCCGGCGGTCATTTCGAGAAGTGTCAGCAGATCCACGATGGGTCCTTCGGTTCGATCGCGGGGATGTCGCCTATAGATTATGCTAATTAAACCGGTTCTGACACCCGTGTGGCCGAAGTGGTCGAACTCGCCGATGCGTGGCCGGGCCCGCCGGTCGTCGTGTCCGGTCCCCTCGGCCCCGTCTCTCGAGCAGGAGGAAAGCACATGGCACAGCGTTGGAGTGCTCGCCAGCTGATCGAGCTCGTCCTCGATGCGGGCTCGTTCGAGTCCTGGGACTCGCCCGTCGACACCTCCGGCTTGTCGGAGGACTACTGCGCTGAGCTCGCCGCCGCCTCCCTCAAGGCGGGTACTGACGAGTCGGTCCTCACGGGCCGGGGCCTGGTGCGGGGGCGGCCGGTCGTCGTGGTCCTGAACGAGTTCGCCTTCCTGGCCGGTTCGATCGGCAGGACGTCGGCGAACCGGATCGTCGAGGCGATCCGGCGCGCGACGGCGCTCGGGCTGCCGGTGCTGGCAAGTACCGCCTCCGGGGGGACGCGGATGCAGGAGGGTACGCCGGCGTTCGTGCGGATGATGGACATATCTCGGGCGGTGATGGAGCACCGGTCGGCGGGGCTTCCGTACCTCGTGCACCTGCGTCACCCGACGACGGGCGGGGTGTATGCCTCATGGGGCTCGTTGGGGCACGTCACGGTCGCCGAGCCCGGGGCGCTGGTCGGCTTCCTCGGACCCAAGGTCTTCGAGGCCCTCGAGGGCCATTCGTTCCCTCAGGGGGTCCAGGTGGCGGAGAACCTTGCCGCCAAGGGCGTGATCGACGCGGTGGTGGCGGCTGCTGACCTGCCTGACGTGGTCGACCGCGCGCTCGCGGTGCTCCTGGACCCTCCGGTTCCCTCCGTGTTGGCACGGCGCACCGGTCGACCGGATGCGGGCCTCTCGGCCTGGTCGGCGATCAGCGCCACGCGAGCGGATGGCCGGATCGGTGTTCGTGACCTGCTGCGGCAGGCCGGGGACTCCATTGTGCGCCTCTCGGGCACGGACACGGGGGAGCGTGACGCCTCGGTGCTGACGGTCCTCGCTCGCGTCGACGGTGAGCCGTGCGTCCTTATCGGTCAGGACCGCTCGAGACAGGGGTCCGGCTCCCGGATGGGCCCCGCAGCGCTGCGACAGGCCCTCCGTGCGATGGCGCTCGCCGAGGAGCTCGGCCTCCCGCTGGTGACGGTCATCGACACCCCGGGGGCCGACCTCTCCGTGCGGGCGGAGGAGGGTGCGATCGCCGGCGAGATCGCTCGTTGCCTCGGCGCCATGGCGAGGATGAAGGTGCCGACCGTGGCGGTGATCCTCGGTCAGGGCTGCGGCGGTGGCGCGCTGGCACTGCTGGCCGCGAAGCGGGTCATCGCCACGGAGCGGGCCTGGCTCACGCCGTTGCCGCCGGAGGGAGCGAGTGTCATCGTCCACGGCGACATCACGCACGCAGCCGCCATGGCTGAGCAGCAGCGGGTCCGCGCCGTCGACCTGCTCGCAGACGGCGCCGTCCACCGGGTGGTTCCCGAGCCGGTCGGTGACAGCGTCCCCGAGCTGGCCGCAGCCGTCGGGGCGGAGATCGCCCACGCCCTGCGCAGCCTGCGCAGGCAGCCGGTCTCGCGCTGAGGCTTGCTGCTTGGCGGCGCACAGTACAGACTTCCAAGTAATATTATTACACCTATTCACCCTGGAGTGCCGATGCCCATTGAGATCCACGAGCTCCGCGTGCCCACGCCCGGCCCCGCCGGGCAGCCCTGGGAGCTCGCCGCGACCGTCTTCCTCCCGGCTCCGTCGGCGTTGCCCGCCGGTCCCAACCTGCTTGCGCTGATCCCCGGTGCGGGCTACAGCCGCGGCTACTTCAACCTGCCGGTGCCGGGTGCGAGCCAGGCGATGTACCACGCGGGCCGCGGCAACATCATCGTGACGATCGACCCGCTCGGTGCCGGCGACAGCAGCCCGGCCCAGGACGCCACGGCGGCAGACGCGGCCGCCGCGCTCGACGCGGCGGTCCACCAGGTCGTGGGTGGCCTCGGGGCCGGGACGCTCATCCCCGGCCTGGGGCCCGTGGCCATCGGTGCCACCGCCGGGGTGGGCCATTCCTTGGGGGGCCACCTGGTGACCGTGACGCAGGCCGAGCACGGAACTTTCAAGGGTGTCGGCCTGCTCGGGTGTAGCGTCCTCGGCACTCGGTTCCCGCTCGCTGGCGGCGGGTCGACGGACTCACCGGCGGAGGCCGACTTCACCTACGCCTTCCACTGGGGTTCGGTCCCGGAGGTCGACCCGACCGCCGAGCCGACGGATCTCGCGTCCCTCGCGGGGATCGATGTCGCGCTCGGGCTGCCGGTCCGTCACGACGACGCGCCCTGGGTGAGCCGATCGATCCCGGGTTACGTGTCGGAGCTGCTCGGGGCGTCCGCCGTCCGGGCCGGCGACATCGAGGCCGAGGTGCTGCTCGCCGTCGGTGACCGCGACGTCACGCACCCGATCGAGGAGGAGGCGGCGGCGTTCGCCAGTGCGCACGTCGACACCTTCGTGCTGCGTGAATCGGCCCACCAGCACAACTTCGCCGCGACCAGCGAGGAGCTCTGGAAGGTGGTCGACACCTTCGTCCACCACTCCTCGACGTTCGATCGTCGGGTCCAGTCCACCGAGTTCGCGGGCCGGTTCCAGGCCGCCACCGAGGACGAGGCGGAGTAGATCGAGACGGCCCGCGCGCCGGTCGCCGCGGCGACCGGCGCGCGGCCCTCACGCCATCAAGAAGTCGAGCACGACGAGCTTCGCTTCGAACTGCGACGTGGTGGCGAAGTGGTCGGTGTCTCGCAGGGTGACCAGCTGCGCCTGTGGCAACGACGCCAGGAGCTCGTCCGGCTCGCCCAGGAAGTCCCGTTCGCCCAGCACCAGGAGGACCGGCGCGGTGACCCGCGCGAGGTCGGCGAAGCGAGGTGGCGCCTCCGCGCGGCGCGCCCAGTCCAGGACTGTTGCGACGTCGTTCCCCGCTCGCTCCGCCGCTCGTCGCACGCTCCGCATCACGGGGGAGTCCAGGTCGTTCGCGCCGGCGCGCATCGACTCCCGCGTCACCCGGAGCTGGGTGTCGGCCAGGCCGAGGAACACCAGTCGCCGGAAGAGCTCCGGGCGGCGTACGGCGGCACTCAGGCTCAGCACCGAGCCGGCCGAGAAGGCGACGAGGTCCACCTCGCCGTAGGACTCGCACAGCTGTAGGAGGCGCCCGACGCCGGTGTCGGTGGCGTCGGTGAGGCCGGGGGAGCGTCCGTGACCGGGCAGGTCGAACCCGACCACCGCCCGCCCCTCCGCCTCGAGCATGTCGACCCAGCCGTGCCGTCGCCAGTTGTGCTCGAAGGTGCTGCCCATGCCGTGGACCAGAACGACTGGCGGCTTCTCGGTCACGGTCATCGGGACTCGGGCAGCGCGCGCTGGAACATCTCGGCCGCGTCGCGCCCGGTGGGAGTGCCGACGTCGAGGCTGGCGCCGTGTCGCAGTAGGACCGCGGTGACGTCGTCGTAT from Nocardioides sp. dk884 harbors:
- a CDS encoding carboxyl transferase domain-containing protein; protein product: MAQRWSARQLIELVLDAGSFESWDSPVDTSGLSEDYCAELAAASLKAGTDESVLTGRGLVRGRPVVVVLNEFAFLAGSIGRTSANRIVEAIRRATALGLPVLASTASGGTRMQEGTPAFVRMMDISRAVMEHRSAGLPYLVHLRHPTTGGVYASWGSLGHVTVAEPGALVGFLGPKVFEALEGHSFPQGVQVAENLAAKGVIDAVVAAADLPDVVDRALAVLLDPPVPSVLARRTGRPDAGLSAWSAISATRADGRIGVRDLLRQAGDSIVRLSGTDTGERDASVLTVLARVDGEPCVLIGQDRSRQGSGSRMGPAALRQALRAMALAEELGLPLVTVIDTPGADLSVRAEEGAIAGEIARCLGAMARMKVPTVAVILGQGCGGGALALLAAKRVIATERAWLTPLPPEGASVIVHGDITHAAAMAEQQRVRAVDLLADGAVHRVVPEPVGDSVPELAAAVGAEIAHALRSLRRQPVSR
- a CDS encoding class I adenylate-forming enzyme family protein; this encodes MDLLTLLEMTAGGMGERVLLGRRQDGLTAQALRDRSAAAGVLFAGKDAEKVLYLGGNGPAFAIALFGAAAAHKPFLPLNYRLADEQLEEILRRHTGLLIAEDTKRARTLAPAATEVISTDDVLAILSDPDAPIIPADIEDIAVLLMTSGTTAAPKSAVLRHHHLTSYVMQTVEFAGADEQDATIVSVPPYHIAAVANLLSNLYAGRRIVYLDRFTAEDWVDIVTEEAITNAMVVPTMLARIVRHLEETGRKGPATLKGLSYGGAKVPPTVLEAALALFPTTGFVNAYGLTETSSSIAVLGPEDHRAALAATDPRERARIGSVGRVLPGVEATIRDSAGNEVPANTPGEIYVRGAQVAGEYLEQGSKLVGEGWFPTRDRGWLDEEGFLFVEGRADDTIIRGGENIAPAEIEDVLVRHDAVLEVCVAGVPDEEWGNAIAVFVVVKDGRTCTEDEIKAFARGHLRGSKTPDRVYFLPELPATPTGKILRKDLVASVS
- a CDS encoding alpha/beta fold hydrolase; amino-acid sequence: MTVTEKPPVVLVHGMGSTFEHNWRRHGWVDMLEAEGRAVVGFDLPGHGRSPGLTDATDTGVGRLLQLCESYGEVDLVAFSAGSVLSLSAAVRRPELFRRLVFLGLADTQLRVTRESMRAGANDLDSPVMRSVRRAAERAGNDVATVLDWARRAEAPPRFADLARVTAPVLLVLGERDFLGEPDELLASLPQAQLVTLRDTDHFATTSQFEAKLVVLDFLMA
- a CDS encoding alpha/beta hydrolase, with the protein product MPIEIHELRVPTPGPAGQPWELAATVFLPAPSALPAGPNLLALIPGAGYSRGYFNLPVPGASQAMYHAGRGNIIVTIDPLGAGDSSPAQDATAADAAAALDAAVHQVVGGLGAGTLIPGLGPVAIGATAGVGHSLGGHLVTVTQAEHGTFKGVGLLGCSVLGTRFPLAGGGSTDSPAEADFTYAFHWGSVPEVDPTAEPTDLASLAGIDVALGLPVRHDDAPWVSRSIPGYVSELLGASAVRAGDIEAEVLLAVGDRDVTHPIEEEAAAFASAHVDTFVLRESAHQHNFAATSEELWKVVDTFVHHSSTFDRRVQSTEFAGRFQAATEDEAE
- a CDS encoding acyl-CoA dehydrogenase family protein; translated protein: MTTETVEEFEARARAWAAENLPPEDPDNPPHFEDDLEDWSRQRELQKKVWEGGFAGICFPQEYGGLGLSTAYQEAYGRAIHGYQTPTRLNLPTFAIVAPVILDHGTEEQKQKYVRGALMGDVILSQFFSEPKGGSDLAGVITRAERDGDTWVLNGNKIWSTAAYGADYGICLARTDWDAPKHRGLSMFMVPIKEQAGFTLNRIRMVTADSDFCEEFFEDLVLPADALVGEVNDGWTVASRQLVYERTAVGGGSQYTQGPRMPRPQNHDVQSPAELAKSLGKQDDPYVQDRVGLAHTYEVIHGQINHRVGQAMRRGALPPPAASIMRLFHAESMWTTRDVMMDVAGGLAVAPNGHYAGAITNGVEDYLMRQSASLGGGSTEMARNLISERVLGMPREYAADRDVPFREVRQGR